The sequence ATGTTTCCAATCAGTAGGAGAAATAATATTAGTGATttatgttgttttcgcttgagcaaactgaaactgacccagggtagtttaataAAGCAAAcacatttcacaaaaatgtgTTGGGTTCGCATTTAGCAactggggtttgagcaaacctgatataaaaaccaggttcgaaactgactcgattttcaggttcaaaactaacttcaaacaaacggtttgacaacaGTTagcgtggaaactgggttaggtttggcatcaagtgaaaacgacattaatcaaATTGACTAAGCTGAAAGTGTCTAGAACCTGGTCAAATTTCTATATGAATTTTGCCATGAATTTCCAAGTTGTACCCCTATATAAAAAGGTGTGTTCAAAAAAAAGTTACCTTACCTGAACCAGATGCAACATTTGACCGTTATACGACGTTAGAATAACTATGTCATCTGGTCCGTAGCCTTGAGCAACTAAATACTCGCACAGCCCCAACAGGAATTTACTTTCGTAGCTATTCTTCTTGGATTTCTCTTCATCGCGACCGCCATCCTCGGGAACAATGTGTGTGTAGAAGAACAGATTCTTTTTCATGCCTCTTATTTTTGGCCTATTTCGAACATTCTCACTGTCGGCAAGATCGCTGTAAATGGCAGGCCGTATCAGGTCTGCAATTTCAGGCCGCATCCGATGCTGTTCTCGTAGTAATACCGAATTGACGTTGTTCCGGATCATCCGCTCGAACAGCGAAATGTCCATTTGATAGTGCCGTGATAGGGCATAAACGCTCGTCGACGGTCGCAGCTGAAAATGGTCTCCTATCAGAATGCAGTGTTCCGTGGCCGGTGTCAGCGATGCGACAATGTGAGATTCCAGAACTTCAGCTGCTTCCTCGATCAGTACGATAGGAGTTTTCAGAAGCTGAAGCAAAGTGTGATTCCTAGCAGCGAATGTAGTAGTCATGCCAATAACCCGAATGTTCTTCACAAATTCGTAGTTTGACAATTGGTTAAGCTCGTGAATCCGACGAGAAGTTTGCTGAATCAGGttctgaaatgaaatgaaattcgccaaaattttcaatcaataGAAAAGCAACTACTCACCAAACACTTGAGTATATCCTCATTGCTCCCTTCTTTTTGCAACTCCTCGAATTCTTCCATCAGCTTAAGATACTCCTGTTTGGTGTTGTAGTAGCAAGTACGCAGTCGTTTATCGATTAGAACATCCTCATTCAATTGTTTCACATTGTAACTGTCGAGTAGTGCATGTTTCGACTGGCTTCCCATCCGAACCAAACTGTTTGAGAATTTGAGCACACCGCACAGGAATTGATCCAACGCATGGTTGGTGAGTGATATCAGCAGAATCTGATGATCAGTGTTGGTCAGCAACGCGGACACAATCTCCTGCCCAATGAAGGTTTTCCCCGTACCGGGGGGACCTTGTATGAGAGCAAATTTGTGCGTTAATGCTAACTTAAAAGCTTTGTACTGAGAAGGATTCAGACCAATCGTAGCTCCACTTTCTGGCCATTCACTTGGCATTTTGATGTTGTACTGCTGACCTTTATGGCTGAACACGGTATTCCTATCACGCGCTACATAATCTGGATACTGGTGTTGTGGCTGAGTATCCACGATGTATGATTTAAAGGGAAAACTATCTCCCTTTAGATTCTTCATCATGTTAAATACGTGGTGATacggttcgaaaaaaatttcactctCTATCATCAGCATATCCCGGTTGAAGATATTTTGAATATTCTCCGCCTTTACTATCTCGATGTAAATGTACCCGTTCGAAAGCTGATCATTATCCCGGTGACTGACGATGGCTACAATCAAATCTTCGAAGCGGGTGCTGCTCGTAAAGCAAACCATTGATCCGTGCATTAGACGCTTTGAGTTATGCAGACTTAGTTTATTGTACCGTTGCGATTTACCATTCAACAAGCGTTCATTTGGATCCAGATCTACCATTACCAATGCTTCTTTAGTGGACCGACGGTTCACACTGGCTGGTAGAAGCAGTTTTACGCCATTATGAACCCGAATGTTATCGCCGTAGTAGGACTCATCAACCGACGAGCCTTCGTGGTGTTCAAGAAAATCTTTGATGCCTTCTCGGAGTGGAATCATGAAATCCTGTTTCAGTAAACCAAGATGAACTTCCAGATAATGTTCTATGTTTGGAAACTTTCCATTTACTATGTTTGGTTTAACGTCAATACCCGATCCCTTCAAGTCCTCCAATGTTGGATAAATctaaaaattagaaaaggtaaaaaaaacgacAAGCCTAATGTGCAAAAACACTTACACTAATGTTTTTAAGATTATTGGTGTTTCCAGTTTGTTTTAGTTCATCTACTTTCACGTTTGCCTTCGTCAGCACTTGGCTCAGTTCTTCTACAAACGTAACCAGTCGTTTTTTTGCCCCAACAAACTTCCTAATGTTCATAATCATCCTTCCGACAGCTCCTAGCATGTCAAGTGTGCTGACACCCTGtaatttacctttacctttcttTTTCTTACTTTCCAACTGATTGGTACTACgcttaaaaaatttcatttgattctccCAGAAATCTTCATGCTTGGCCAATAGAGAAAATAGCTCTTCGTTGATATCAAAAAACGGAAGTGAACCAATTTTGTTCATGATTTTCATGGTTACCAGTAATAACTCGTCACCGGCAGTAGTTTGGGTGATAGTTTTAATGAATTGATCTTTTTGACTGTAGATATCGAGAAATAACTCACGGCAATCATTTTCTGATAAATTGAGCAGCTTAGAAAACGGAATCTTTTGAACGTATTTATCGCCTTCCTCTGGCAGAGTGAACTTTGTTTTACTGGACGCCCCAACAGAAGAAGTCAGGAACGGATCGAAATAATTACCATCAAtatctgttaaaaaaaaaacaatatattcaAGAGCCACCATAAAATGAATCAAGATTCATGAATACCATCAAAAAACTGTTTCGGTTTGATATTCAACGTCTCCAACAACGAAGTTCCTGATTCTACGGAGTCATCAGAATTATGCTTATCAGCCGACGATTTTTTCACGTCCACCACAAAATCATCAATATCCTTATTGAACCAGTCATCGTCTTCATCCTCTGGCTTATTGCTCATGTCGAGAGGCAAATATGAAGTACAAAAACTGCTAATTTTCACTTTAATGCTCCGAGAAAAAATCACCAGATGATTCTGAAGGCGGCtggtaaataaaaacaatatgTTTGTTGTTGCAAATTCAAACCTTGCAGGATGATAATGGTTTTCTGTCAGAGGCAGGAATGCCAGATCATTTTccgaaaaatttgtttgttttttcgacgataaaaatatgtgaaaatccaagaaaacaatattttaaattgcGACCAACAAAAACTGCTTACAGTTTTTGGAAAACAGTCATTGTTGAAAAATGaaagaacactttttttttatttgtcacTAATGTGACAGATTAAGGCAAATGTTGaacatattcttcgtgtaactagtTCATTCATCCATCTTCAGTGCGATTATCATTATATTACTCACACCCACCTCGaataacgttgaactattctccGCACAAAAGAGAGAAAggtgaaatgaaaattaaatgaaaagcAATAATCGTGGAGAACTCGAATCTACCAATACATTCTTCgttgctggtatacatcgtgcatgttcgttttatacattcataaattcatcatatttcgtgaggtagcagcaatgggagagtgctggaatatggttcatcGCACACACATAAAGACTATGGTACTAATACAGAGGAAATCTTCAAAAtgtgcttgtttcaaagacacCACGAACGATCATCACGAATTACgttttgacgatgatcgctgcATGCATTTTCGTTCCaaattcgcgttaagtcattcgggggtatgttgttcaatgcgaata comes from Malaya genurostris strain Urasoe2022 chromosome 3, Malgen_1.1, whole genome shotgun sequence and encodes:
- the LOC131435724 gene encoding NFX1-type zinc finger-containing protein 1, which encodes MSNKPEDEDDDWFNKDIDDFVVDVKKSSADKHNSDDSVESGTSLLETLNIKPKQFFDDIDGNYFDPFLTSSVGASSKTKFTLPEEGDKYVQKIPFSKLLNLSENDCRELFLDIYSQKDQFIKTITQTTAGDELLLVTMKIMNKIGSLPFFDINEELFSLLAKHEDFWENQMKFFKRSTNQLESKKKKGKGKLQGVSTLDMLGAVGRMIMNIRKFVGAKKRLVTFVEELSQVLTKANVKVDELKQTGNTNNLKNISIYPTLEDLKGSGIDVKPNIVNGKFPNIEHYLEVHLGLLKQDFMIPLREGIKDFLEHHEGSSVDESYYGDNIRVHNGVKLLLPASVNRRSTKEALVMVDLDPNERLLNGKSQRYNKLSLHNSKRLMHGSMVCFTSSTRFEDLIVAIVSHRDNDQLSNGYIYIEIVKAENIQNIFNRDMLMIESEIFFEPYHHVFNMMKNLKGDSFPFKSYIVDTQPQHQYPDYVARDRNTVFSHKGQQYNIKMPSEWPESGATIGLNPSQYKAFKLALTHKFALIQGPPGTGKTFIGQEIVSALLTNTDHQILLISLTNHALDQFLCGVLKFSNSLVRMGSQSKHALLDSYNVKQLNEDVLIDKRLRTCYYNTKQEYLKLMEEFEELQKEGSNEDILKCLNLIQQTSRRIHELNQLSNYEFVKNIRVIGMTTTFAARNHTLLQLLKTPIVLIEEAAEVLESHIVASLTPATEHCILIGDHFQLRPSTSVYALSRHYQMDISLFERMIRNNVNSVLLREQHRMRPEIADLIRPAIYSDLADSENVRNRPKIRGMKKNLFFYTHIVPEDGGRDEEKSKKNSYESKFLLGLCEYLVAQGYGPDDIVILTSYNGQMLHLVQERKGHEKLHGIRITVVDNYQGEEAKIVLLSLVRSNDTDSIGFLALRNRICVALSRARDGLYMVGNMDLLAKCSSLWQRIRERLEEHDAIGNVLELMCEEHMSIMQVAKPEDFEKFSFGGCQDMCRATKDCGHQCDSFCHGVMYPHRVCLCNQNEKDGFY